The genomic stretch AACCCCTTTCCATTCCGATTGCCCCGCATAAAATAATGGACAGAAAAAGCCGGAATGCAATGGAGGCTATATTTACCTGTGATAACATATAATGAATCAATCACCTCTCCCGCTCTATGTAATCAGATACATAAGTTCCTGAATTAATTCTCTATTATCTGGCTGGCAATTACCTTCACAAATGACATTGTGCCTGTATGTCCCGCACCTGGTACACCGGTGGATCAATTGAAATCCCTTTTTCGTATGATATCGGATCCCTGTCGGTTCCATAAGCCCCTTGCAGCTGTTTTTTCTGTCACCAGGGACTTCACCATCTACATGGAGAGAAAACAGGCAAAAGGGGCAATGGTTTCTGTAGCTGCCGTTTTGAATAGGCAGCACCTCTCTTTTACAATTTTGACAGACGAATGCCGTATTCAATATTCTTTTCTTCATAAAAAACCGCCTCCATTTTAAAAAACGGAGGCGGTGTCTCATGATCCTATGACAATGAGCCGCATACTAAAACATATGCAGCCTCCGTTTTTCATATTCTTTTCTTCTGTTCCGCTCATATTCCATACGCATCACTCCTTTTCTTTCCCCATCTTTCTACTGGCTCAAAGGCTTTAACTTGTTTACCAGGCAGAAGTACTGGTAAAATTCTTCTGCATCTTTCCGACGCTCCGCATCAGTCAGACCATTTTGCATATCAAAAAGAATCTTTTGCATGATCATATTGGAAAAATATTTAAGTTCTACATTTCCCCATTTTGAAATCTCCGCTCCGTCGGAAAAATAATCCCAGTAGAACAGAGTTTCTTTATCATTCAGCTGAATCCTGAATTTTTCGTGGCTTTGAATTATCCCATCTCTGCAAGCAGAGCTTTCAAAATTATCCTGCAGCATAAAGGCCCCTATGATACGCCGCCTCTTTTCTGCCACCCCCTTGGGGCATTCCGTGAGGAGACAGGCTGAATTCAGTTTAAGCCTTACCGGAAGCTTGGGCTTTCCTTTGGAGGCTCCGCTCTGATAGGAACCTGCATAGACTGACCACGTAGAAAAAACACGTTCCTTGTTATTCTCTACAAATCCAAAGGACGCCTGGGAATCGGGACGGATCTTCAAGTTTTGTATTTCCTCCAGACGTTCCTGCTCACTGATCTCCTCTGCACGTCTGCTTTCTTCTTCCTCCATAATATGCTTCAGCATATTGTTCATTTCTGTTTGCACCTTCTTATCCTTGAGGGTCAGAAATTTGTTAAAGGAATTTGGATACAAAAACTTTTTTTCGCCCTGAGGGAACAGTATGGTGATGTATTTCTCCTCAAGCTCCATGACCTTCCCTTCACCGAACTTCATATGGCTTACTTCCATTCCTTCCAACTGCATAATATTCCTCCTTTCAAAAAAAAGAAGGGCTTTTCATATCCATGCCATTGGCACAATACTAAAAGCCCTTCTTAAAAAGACGGTTCTTTACATGTCAATTATATGATTGTTCATGAAACATCAAATCTTCTGCAACGCTCGGATTTAACGTCTAATTACATTATAACACAAAAAAAATAATAAGCAAGGCCCCCCCTCCAGTATCTTCTGCCGGCTATCTGTATCTGATTGCAAGGCCCTTTAAGAAATTTCTGACATACCGGTCCTGGCATTCCTTATAATTGCGCTGCCCTTCCCTTCGCAAAAGTGCACTTAATTCACCGTTGGACAGATTGATTCCTACAGACTTAAAAATATCAAGCATGTCATCACCGGTAAGGGATAAGGCAATTTTAATTTTCTTTAGCAGGACATTATTGACTGACCGGTGATCCTTCACCATGAACAGTTGTTTTTCCGGCTCTCCCGGTTTTGTTTCCTGCTTTCCCCGTTTAAAAATAATGTAACCGTTTAAAAAGGACTCCAGCGTAAAATCATTGCAGATGTCCCTGTTTTTATCAACAATAGCCTTTTGCGCTCCGGAATCACTTAAATCGGCTTGAGGCTTTGCAAGAAGTCTTCGGACCCCTTCTTTTGTAATAGTGATTCCGCCCAGTTTGAATATTTCAATCATATCAGAATCTTTAATATCCATCGCATACCGCAATCTTATTAAAATATCGTTGTTATCCACACGGTTCCTCCTTAGGAAATACATTTTTACATGAAAACTGCAATATAGGAATTATACTAATTTGTGAAGGAAATAGCAATCTTTCTGATGGGATGTTTTTAAAAATATGGTATACTGGTAATACAAACTGCTTTTTACGAGGTAACACAATGGAAAAGGAAAAGATCATTAAAAGCATAAAAATTGCAGCTGCCGCTGTGTTGGCAATTACCATTGCGGCTGAGCTTGGTTTAAAATATTCTGCTACGGCCGGCATCATCACGGTGCTCAGCATCCAGAATACAAAGAGAGAAACCATTAAAAGCGCCAGAAACCGGACGTTTGCTTTTGTGTGCGCGTTAATACTCGCTGCCGCTTCCTTCCGTCTTTTGGGTTTCACTCTTTTTGCATTTGCCTGGTACCTTTTATTATTCGCCCTGCTTTGCCTGTATGCAGGCTGGGGAGAAGCAATTGCCATGGATTCCGTCCTCATCACTCATTTTCTGTCCGAGCGGTCTATGTCTGCGCCTCTCATAGGAAATGAGATTGCTCTGTTCCTGATCGGCACTACGGTTGGGGTTCTGGTTAATATGCATCTACGGAAAAAGGAAAAAGTATTTCAGAAACTGGCAGACGATGTGGATTCACAGATAAAGGGGATCTTAAGCCGCATGTCCCACTGGCTGATGGAGGAAGATAAAAGCGGATATAACCCGGATTGTCTGATACAGCTTAAGGAAAGCCTGGACCTGGCAAGAACATGCGCGCTTAATAATTACAACAATGCCCTTTGGAAAAAGGATTCTTATGAAGTGGATTATATCCAGATGCGCCAGCAGCAAAGCATGGTGCTTCAGGAAATCTATGAAAATATTAAAAGCATCACCTGCCTGCCCAGACAGGCAAAACAGGTGGCACTGCTTTTTGAAGGAATTGAACAGGGGTATCACAGAGAAAATACGGCAGAAGGTCTATTAAATAATTTGGACCTTTTGTTTCAGGATTTAAAAAGCCATGAGCTTCCTTCCAACCGGGAAGAATTTGAGGCCAGGGCAATCCTGTTCTATATTTTAAAACAGACAAAAAAACTGCTGATGATAAAGAGGGAATTCATTCTGACCCACCGCAGATAAGAGCCGCATGCTGTCTTAACGGAAAAATGCCCTCCTTGCAGCAAATAGACGGATTCCTCATCCAATTACCACAAAGGGAGCATATCGCAGCCGCCTGTTTGAAAACATTATGCAAAACCAAAATACCTCATAAGACCTAAGAAAATGCCATAAGCAAATCCATACTGATCATCGCGCAGCTTATTGGCATCCGACAAGTTGCTTAAATACCCCAGTTCAACAAGGTTTGATGGCATGTTTGTGTTTCTTAATACATACAGAGCCGGATTTTCCCTGATTCCGTTGTTTGCCGTTCCTGCTACCTGGTTTATACCTTCCATAACATGTTCTGCCAGCCACTGAGACTGGGTATAGAACTGATAAATATATACTTCCGTACCATTAATTGCAGGATTCGGATTCACATTACAATGTATGCTGATAAAATAGTCGGCCGGCCAATCATTTGCCATAGCTACTCTCTGCGCCAAACTGGTAGTATTATTGGTTCCTAATACGGTATTGGGTTCCGGCCTTGATACGCGCGCCTCAAACCTTGGGTCACTGTTTAGCAAATTTTGCAGATAAATTCCAACCTGAAAATTAATTTCAGACTCGCTTAAACCATTGGCCTCCGCCCCACTGTTAAAAAA from Lacrimispora sphenoides JCM 1415 encodes the following:
- a CDS encoding aromatic acid exporter family protein; its protein translation is MEKEKIIKSIKIAAAAVLAITIAAELGLKYSATAGIITVLSIQNTKRETIKSARNRTFAFVCALILAAASFRLLGFTLFAFAWYLLLFALLCLYAGWGEAIAMDSVLITHFLSERSMSAPLIGNEIALFLIGTTVGVLVNMHLRKKEKVFQKLADDVDSQIKGILSRMSHWLMEEDKSGYNPDCLIQLKESLDLARTCALNNYNNALWKKDSYEVDYIQMRQQQSMVLQEIYENIKSITCLPRQAKQVALLFEGIEQGYHRENTAEGLLNNLDLLFQDLKSHELPSNREEFEARAILFYILKQTKKLLMIKREFILTHRR
- a CDS encoding N-acetylmuramoyl-L-alanine amidase family protein; the encoded protein is MAIKIFIDQGHNPSGFFNSGAEANGLSESEINFQVGIYLQNLLNSDPRFEARVSRPEPNTVLGTNNTTSLAQRVAMANDWPADYFISIHCNVNPNPAINGTEVYIYQFYTQSQWLAEHVMEGINQVAGTANNGIRENPALYVLRNTNMPSNLVELGYLSNLSDANKLRDDQYGFAYGIFLGLMRYFGFA
- a CDS encoding RNHCP domain-containing protein, with protein sequence MKKRILNTAFVCQNCKREVLPIQNGSYRNHCPFCLFSLHVDGEVPGDRKNSCKGLMEPTGIRYHTKKGFQLIHRCTRCGTYRHNVICEGNCQPDNRELIQELMYLIT
- a CDS encoding DUF1456 family protein, which translates into the protein MDNNDILIRLRYAMDIKDSDMIEIFKLGGITITKEGVRRLLAKPQADLSDSGAQKAIVDKNRDICNDFTLESFLNGYIIFKRGKQETKPGEPEKQLFMVKDHRSVNNVLLKKIKIALSLTGDDMLDIFKSVGINLSNGELSALLRREGQRNYKECQDRYVRNFLKGLAIRYR